A DNA window from Paenibacillus sp. HWE-109 contains the following coding sequences:
- the trhO gene encoding oxygen-dependent tRNA uridine(34) hydroxylase TrhO has protein sequence MTVQSAPYRILLYYKFVTIMDHEALAREHLAYCKKLGIKGRILIAPEGINGTLSGTVEQTDAYMAMMRQVPQFRDMVYKIDESEGHAFKKLFVRPKKELVTFRLEEDVNPNELTGTHLKPKEFYEKLLQEDVIVLDGRNHYEFDIGHFRGAIRPEVETTREFPEWIRTNLQDFKDKPILTYCTGGIRCEKLSGFLIQEGFKDVYQLDGGIVSYGKDEEVQGRLFDGKCYVFDERISVPINRTDEDIVVGKCYHCGTAEDRYINCANDLCHLKHICCEACEEEHNSFCSKECEEKTLSSLEA, from the coding sequence ATGACAGTACAAAGCGCTCCTTACCGCATTTTGTTGTATTATAAATTCGTCACCATTATGGACCACGAGGCGTTAGCCCGTGAACATTTGGCTTATTGCAAAAAACTTGGCATCAAAGGACGCATCCTGATTGCTCCGGAAGGTATCAATGGTACGCTTTCGGGGACTGTGGAGCAAACTGATGCTTACATGGCTATGATGCGCCAAGTCCCTCAGTTTCGAGATATGGTTTATAAAATAGATGAGAGTGAAGGCCATGCTTTCAAAAAGCTGTTCGTTCGCCCGAAAAAGGAACTCGTCACCTTCCGCTTGGAGGAAGATGTCAATCCGAATGAATTAACCGGCACTCATCTGAAGCCTAAGGAATTCTACGAAAAACTGTTGCAAGAGGATGTTATTGTCCTTGATGGCCGCAATCATTATGAATTCGACATCGGCCATTTCCGCGGCGCTATTCGTCCGGAAGTTGAAACGACAAGAGAATTCCCGGAGTGGATTCGCACCAACCTGCAGGACTTCAAGGATAAACCGATTCTGACTTACTGCACAGGCGGAATCCGCTGCGAGAAGCTATCCGGATTCCTTATTCAGGAAGGCTTCAAAGACGTCTACCAACTCGATGGCGGTATTGTCAGCTACGGGAAAGACGAAGAAGTGCAAGGCCGGCTTTTCGACGGCAAATGCTACGTCTTCGACGAACGGATCTCAGTCCCCATCAACCGGACTGACGAAGATATTGTGGTTGGCAAATGCTACCACTGCGGAACGGCCGAAGATCGCTACATTAACTGTGCGAACGATCTCTGCCATTTGAAGCACATCTGCTGCGAAGCCTGTGAAGAGGAGCACAACAGCTTCTGCTCCAAGGAGTGCGAGGAGAAGACGCTTAGCTCACTTGAGGCTTAA
- a CDS encoding response regulator produces MSSSLRFKLVALLVLITSISIAVVGITNYVLSRNKLIDQLKEQSISSVTNSAQNLYDFLSIRVAEVELVSRVSVMKHGSKAEQLSYLREELETGGKRFYSMGIVDLNGQLTLTTGATLNIQNEQRFQDVLQGKTCLSDPHFGKLSGKYLISIITPVFSDNNQVTGYVDFTLDAEQTFLEHLHPPLEKGEILIVNREGLILFHTDTSQILDFNIFSQYPRLTPAFDKALQQNAGFLDEAYDGGQKARWFYANVPKLDWYLAYSMPVSAFEAPTSPLLWSTICLILLAAAIIFLLIYLTANTLIIKRIKQILHVTESVAAGNFYIKPLEIKSKDDLGALAHSVNGMIENLRELFEPFEAFIHHNNYAMIVTDPNFTINHINSRAAELLGYSFAEVHKQATPYLWLDQEQLTERAAKYSAELGEYVPADCTALVIRTLRQLKEDTEWIWHHKDGSRIYVQLSVSGITHPSGDLKGYVFIARDISDIKESNETKQRLLTIVESARDAIISFDMDGFIFYMNQAGRSSIGVAEGDTSEKHFNDLVEIMNDDINFDKGLETAIQEGFWEFEAEVLTREQRQMFLSIIIVPHCPTDKEAHYFSAITRDITDRIQAKDELIRAKQEADEANLAKGIFLARMSHEIRTPLNGIVGLSHLMERTTMSSLQKDYMSKITRSSLALSQIINDILDFSKLEVDKLAIEHREFLLDETIDRVCETLSVLLGHKPVDFICDIHDQVPLGLIGDSLRLYQVLLNITSNAIKFTDQGTVSLQVRVEQLGEEEVHIRFTILDTGIGMNDEQIAMLFQPFVQADEVASRKFGGTGLGLVISKNIIENMGGTIEVTSHPLSGSEFRIILPFAFCHEPMKTLQRFPLRTFIVEDHSELNRVLVHMLQTMCIEAAGVHTWKEARRAIEVIPIDLLILDMEAADMYGEEVWLDMLEASKHQRIKTIIYTTLPGRDALEMLPAQSMPTAILVKPISKSVLYQTLQTLTNSPPSEELSSPPPIQEQSTEDLHAKPRILLVEDNEINQVVARTLLENMHCDVQIAPGGLEALQALEITRYDLILMDIHMPGLDGIETTKLIRLQPQWSQIPIIAVTADSTTEQRLACLRAGMNEVISKPIIPDRLFTVVETFLQQSKQMAGLDLDTAEGLSRVGGKTDIYQGMLRKFLTQSASVSEHLTQQIQNGNYEEAISLLHALRGSSSNLSANRVFAAATLLEDRLKQVKEEPDDIQTILIENQLQSLTFVLDVVMLKIQNLLVD; encoded by the coding sequence GTTGAAGGAACAATCCATTTCCTCCGTCACCAATTCCGCGCAAAATTTGTACGACTTTCTTTCTATTCGAGTTGCTGAAGTTGAGCTTGTTAGTCGAGTAAGTGTCATGAAGCACGGATCCAAGGCCGAACAACTCAGCTACTTAAGGGAAGAGTTAGAAACAGGCGGGAAGCGTTTCTATTCCATGGGGATCGTAGATCTTAACGGCCAATTAACGCTCACAACAGGCGCGACGCTCAATATCCAGAATGAACAAAGATTCCAAGATGTCCTGCAAGGGAAAACCTGTCTCTCCGATCCTCATTTCGGCAAATTATCCGGGAAATATCTCATTTCAATCATAACCCCCGTATTTAGTGACAATAATCAAGTTACAGGATATGTTGATTTCACGCTGGATGCAGAACAAACGTTTCTCGAACATCTCCATCCCCCGCTGGAGAAAGGTGAGATTCTGATCGTTAATCGCGAAGGACTCATTTTATTTCACACGGACACTTCACAAATTTTGGACTTCAATATTTTCAGCCAATATCCTAGATTGACTCCTGCTTTTGACAAAGCGCTTCAACAAAATGCCGGCTTCTTGGATGAAGCTTACGATGGCGGTCAAAAAGCTCGCTGGTTTTATGCCAATGTCCCTAAACTAGACTGGTACTTGGCTTACTCCATGCCCGTATCTGCTTTTGAAGCGCCTACCAGCCCGCTGTTATGGTCAACAATCTGCTTAATTTTGTTGGCTGCCGCGATTATTTTTCTGCTTATTTATTTGACCGCCAATACACTCATTATTAAACGAATCAAGCAAATTTTACATGTGACAGAGTCTGTCGCGGCAGGCAACTTTTATATCAAACCTTTGGAAATTAAAAGCAAGGATGATCTTGGCGCGCTTGCTCATTCCGTGAATGGCATGATCGAGAATTTAAGAGAACTCTTCGAGCCGTTCGAAGCTTTCATTCATCACAATAATTATGCCATGATTGTCACCGATCCCAATTTTACGATCAATCATATCAATAGCAGAGCCGCAGAACTTCTAGGCTATTCTTTCGCTGAAGTGCATAAACAGGCTACCCCATACTTATGGCTTGACCAAGAGCAACTAACAGAGCGAGCTGCGAAATATTCTGCGGAACTAGGAGAATATGTACCAGCGGACTGCACGGCGCTCGTTATTCGAACCCTGCGTCAATTGAAAGAAGATACCGAGTGGATCTGGCATCACAAAGATGGCAGCCGCATCTACGTTCAATTAAGTGTAAGCGGCATTACGCATCCAAGCGGCGATTTGAAAGGGTACGTCTTCATCGCTCGGGATATCAGCGATATTAAAGAAAGCAACGAAACGAAACAGCGACTCCTGACCATTGTAGAAAGCGCGCGGGACGCGATTATTTCGTTTGACATGGATGGCTTTATCTTCTATATGAATCAGGCTGGCAGAAGCTCTATAGGAGTAGCGGAAGGCGACACCTCCGAAAAGCATTTCAACGACCTCGTTGAAATTATGAACGATGATATCAACTTTGATAAAGGTCTGGAAACAGCCATTCAGGAGGGCTTCTGGGAATTTGAGGCCGAAGTGTTAACGAGAGAGCAACGCCAAATGTTTCTTTCTATCATTATCGTGCCGCACTGCCCCACGGACAAAGAAGCGCACTATTTCTCTGCCATCACGCGGGATATCACAGATCGCATACAAGCAAAAGATGAGCTTATTCGAGCGAAACAAGAAGCAGATGAAGCCAATTTGGCGAAGGGTATTTTCCTTGCCCGAATGAGCCATGAAATTCGAACACCTTTGAATGGCATCGTCGGATTATCCCACTTGATGGAGCGTACAACAATGTCCTCTCTTCAGAAGGACTATATGAGTAAAATAACCAGATCCTCTCTGGCTCTTTCCCAAATCATCAATGATATTTTGGATTTCTCCAAACTCGAGGTAGACAAGCTAGCCATTGAGCATCGTGAGTTTCTTTTAGATGAAACGATTGATCGCGTATGTGAAACGCTAAGCGTCTTGCTCGGTCACAAACCCGTTGATTTCATTTGCGATATCCATGACCAAGTTCCGCTTGGACTTATTGGCGATTCCCTGCGGCTGTATCAAGTGCTTCTCAATATCACTTCGAATGCGATAAAATTCACAGATCAAGGCACAGTCAGCCTACAGGTTCGCGTGGAGCAGCTAGGGGAAGAGGAAGTTCATATTCGCTTCACTATCCTGGATACAGGTATCGGGATGAATGACGAACAGATCGCCATGCTCTTCCAACCTTTTGTTCAAGCCGACGAAGTGGCAAGCCGCAAATTCGGCGGTACCGGTCTTGGACTGGTTATTTCCAAAAATATTATCGAAAATATGGGCGGCACCATCGAGGTGACTAGTCATCCATTATCAGGCAGTGAATTCCGAATCATTCTGCCCTTTGCTTTCTGCCACGAACCTATGAAAACTTTGCAACGCTTCCCGCTTCGCACCTTTATTGTGGAGGATCATTCTGAACTGAATCGCGTACTTGTCCATATGCTCCAAACGATGTGTATAGAAGCCGCAGGTGTCCATACGTGGAAAGAAGCAAGAAGAGCTATCGAGGTCATACCTATCGATCTGCTCATCCTGGATATGGAAGCTGCCGATATGTACGGGGAAGAAGTGTGGCTGGACATGCTCGAGGCAAGCAAACACCAAAGAATCAAAACGATCATCTACACAACGCTGCCCGGACGGGATGCATTGGAAATGCTCCCGGCGCAATCTATGCCAACTGCCATTTTGGTTAAACCCATCTCAAAAAGTGTTCTTTATCAAACTTTACAAACGTTGACCAACTCCCCGCCATCCGAAGAGTTAAGCTCACCTCCCCCTATACAGGAGCAATCAACAGAAGACTTGCACGCCAAACCCCGTATTCTGTTGGTTGAAGACAATGAAATTAATCAAGTGGTTGCCCGCACACTGCTCGAGAACATGCATTGTGACGTCCAGATAGCACCAGGCGGTTTAGAAGCTTTGCAGGCTTTGGAGATTACCCGCTATGACCTCATCTTGATGGACATTCACATGCCTGGCCTTGATGGTATCGAAACGACCAAGCTCATTCGTCTTCAACCTCAGTGGAGTCAGATTCCGATTATTGCCGTAACGGCTGATTCCACTACGGAACAACGCTTGGCATGTCTACGCGCCGGTATGAATGAGGTGATCTCTAAACCAATTATTCCAGACCGATTATTCACCGTTGTAGAAACATTCCTGCAGCAAAGCAAACAAATGGCGGGGCTTGATCTAGATACGGCGGAAGGACTAAGTAGAGTCGGGGGAAAAACAGACATCTATCAAGGCATGCTGCGAAAGTTCTTAACACAGTCCGCCTCTGTCAGTGAACATCTCACCCAGCAGATACAAAATGGAAATTATGAAGAGGCGATCAGCCTCTTGCATGCCTTGCGGGGTTCTTCAAGCAACCTGTCTGCCAATCGCGTGTTTGCCGCGGCAACTTTACTGGAAGATAGGCTCAAACAAGTCAAAGAAGAACCGGATGACATTCAAACGATCCTGATAGAGAATCAACTTCAATCACTCACTTTCGTCTTAGACGTTGTGATGCTTAAGATCCAAAATCTGCTTGTTGATTGA